The following are encoded together in the Pseudoalteromonas piscicida genome:
- the rpsL gene encoding 30S ribosomal protein S12 — translation MATINQLVRKPRRSKVTKSNSAALKACPQKRGVCTRVYTTTPKKPNSALRKVARVRLTNGFEVTSYIGGEGHNLQEHSVILIRGGRVKDLPGVRFHTVRGALDCAGVNDRRQARSKYGAKRPKG, via the coding sequence ATGGCAACTATTAACCAGCTAGTGCGTAAGCCACGTCGTAGCAAGGTTACAAAGAGCAACTCAGCTGCTCTTAAAGCTTGTCCACAAAAGCGTGGTGTATGTACTCGTGTATATACAACAACACCTAAGAAACCAAACTCTGCATTACGTAAAGTAGCGCGTGTACGTTTAACTAACGGTTTCGAAGTAACTTCATACATTGGTGGTGAAGGTCACAACCTACAAGAGCACAGTGTAATCCTAATCCGTGGTGGTCGTGTTAAAGACTTACCAGGTGTGCGTTTCCACACTGTTCGTGGTGCACTTGACTGTGCAGGCGTAAACGACCGTAGACAGGCTCGTTCTAAGTACGGTGCAAAACGTCCTAAGGGCTAA
- the rpoC gene encoding DNA-directed RNA polymerase subunit beta', giving the protein MKDLLKFLKQQNKTEEFDAIRIGLASPDMVRSWSYGEVKKPETINYRTFKPERDGLFCARIFGPVKDYECLCGKYKRLKHRGVICEKCGVEVTLTKVRRDRMGHIELASPVAHIWFLKSLPSRIGLMLDMTLRDIERVLYFESFVVTEPGMTTLERGQLLGEEEYLDALEEHGDEFEAKMGAEAVLDLLRDLDLGQLIAEMREELPTINSETKRKKITKRLKLMEAFHQSGNNPEWMVMSVLPVLPPDLRPLVPLDGGRFATSDLNDLYRRVINRNNRLKRLLDLAAPDIIVRNEKRMLQEAVDALLDNGRRGRAITGSNKRPLKSLADMIKGKQGRFRQNLLGKRVDYSGRSVITVGPTLKLHQCGLPKKMALELFKPFIYGKLERRGMATTIKAAKKMVEREVPEVWDVLDEVIREHPVLLNRAPTLHRLGIQAFEPVLIEGKAIHLHPLVCAAYNADFDGDQMAVHVPLTLEAQLEARALMMSTNNILAPANGEPIIVPSQDVVLGLYYMTRDRINGKGEGTVFKDAKEAEKAYRVGAAELHARVKVRITEVTIDEETRERGTLTHLVDTTVGRAILSLNIPEGLPFELINKPLGKKQISGLLNECYRRLGLKDTVIFADQVMYTGFHYAMKSGVSIGINDMVIPPTKGEIIDRAEAEVAEINQQFQSGLVTAGEKYNKVIDIWSRVNENLSREMMANLSKETVINAEGNEEEQPSFNSVFMMADSGARGSAAQIRQLAGMRGLMARPDGSIIETPITANFREGLNVLQYFISTHGARKGLADTALKTANSGYLTRRLVDVAQDLVINESDCGTEEGLVMKPLIEGGDVVEPLRERVLGRVVAEDVVKPGTTEVLVERNVMIDEKLCDLLEEHSVDEVKVRSVITCQNDFGVCAHCYGRDLARGHIINPGEAVGVIAAQSIGEPGTQLTMRTFHIGGAASRASAENSVQVKNNGNLKLHNAKFVINADGKIVITSRSTEITIIDEHGREKERYKVPYGAVLTVQDGADVKGNDIVATWDPHSHPIIIEHESKVSFSDIDDSNTEAQTDELTGLTRVVVKDLAKVNAKEPKLIIENEERGLQEIRLPSFTTIEITDGATVLPGSVLARIPQEGSKTRDITGGLPRVADLFEARKPKDPAILAEITGTVSFGKETKGKKRLVITPEEGDAYEEMIPKWRQLNVFEGEQVAKGEVIADGPESPHDILRLRGVTDVSNYITNEVQEVYRLQGVKINDKHIETIVRQMLRKCIILDGGDSEFLVGEQAEVARVNIANRELEMQGKIPAKFEIQLMGITKASLATESFISAASFQETTRVLTEAAVNGKSDELRGLKENVIVGRLIPAGTGFAYHEERINRRKQGEAAVEEQTVSAEEATQALTDALNADLLGGNE; this is encoded by the coding sequence GTGAAAGACTTACTTAAGTTTCTGAAGCAACAAAATAAGACCGAAGAATTCGATGCAATTCGCATTGGTCTTGCTTCGCCAGACATGGTGCGTTCATGGTCTTACGGTGAAGTAAAGAAACCTGAGACAATCAACTACCGTACTTTCAAGCCTGAGCGTGATGGCTTATTCTGTGCCCGTATCTTCGGCCCAGTAAAAGATTACGAGTGTTTGTGTGGTAAATACAAGCGCTTGAAGCACCGTGGTGTTATCTGTGAAAAGTGTGGCGTTGAAGTAACGCTAACAAAAGTACGTCGTGACCGTATGGGTCACATCGAGCTGGCTAGCCCAGTTGCGCATATTTGGTTCTTGAAATCACTTCCGTCACGTATCGGCCTAATGCTAGATATGACGCTTCGTGATATCGAGCGCGTACTTTATTTCGAATCATTCGTGGTAACTGAGCCAGGTATGACTACGCTTGAGCGCGGTCAACTACTAGGTGAAGAAGAATACCTAGATGCACTTGAAGAGCACGGTGATGAGTTTGAAGCGAAGATGGGTGCAGAAGCTGTACTTGATCTACTTCGTGACCTAGACCTTGGTCAGTTAATCGCTGAAATGCGTGAAGAGTTGCCAACAATCAACTCTGAAACTAAGCGTAAGAAAATCACTAAGCGTCTTAAACTAATGGAAGCGTTCCACCAATCAGGTAACAACCCTGAGTGGATGGTTATGAGCGTGCTACCGGTTCTTCCACCAGATCTACGTCCGCTAGTACCACTAGACGGCGGTCGTTTTGCGACTTCAGATCTGAACGACCTTTACCGTCGTGTGATCAACCGTAACAACCGTTTGAAGCGTCTTTTAGACCTAGCTGCACCAGACATCATCGTACGTAACGAAAAGCGTATGCTTCAAGAAGCGGTTGATGCGCTACTTGATAATGGTCGTCGTGGCCGTGCAATTACAGGTTCTAACAAGCGTCCACTGAAGTCGCTTGCTGACATGATCAAAGGTAAGCAAGGTCGTTTCCGTCAAAACCTTCTAGGTAAGCGTGTTGACTACTCAGGCCGTTCTGTTATCACCGTTGGTCCTACACTGAAACTACATCAGTGTGGTCTACCTAAGAAGATGGCACTTGAGCTATTCAAGCCATTTATCTACGGTAAACTAGAGCGCCGTGGTATGGCGACAACCATCAAAGCTGCGAAGAAGATGGTTGAGCGTGAAGTACCAGAGGTTTGGGACGTACTAGACGAAGTTATCCGTGAGCACCCGGTTTTACTTAACCGTGCGCCAACACTTCACCGTCTAGGTATCCAAGCATTCGAACCTGTACTTATCGAAGGTAAAGCGATTCACCTGCACCCGCTAGTGTGTGCGGCGTATAACGCTGACTTCGATGGTGACCAAATGGCTGTTCACGTACCACTGACGCTTGAAGCGCAGTTGGAAGCGCGTGCATTAATGATGTCTACCAACAACATCCTAGCACCAGCTAACGGTGAACCAATCATCGTTCCTTCACAGGACGTTGTACTAGGTCTTTACTACATGACTCGCGATCGTATCAACGGTAAAGGTGAAGGCACTGTATTTAAAGATGCTAAAGAAGCTGAAAAAGCATACCGTGTAGGTGCTGCTGAGCTTCACGCTCGTGTTAAAGTGCGTATCACAGAAGTGACTATCGACGAAGAAACACGTGAGCGCGGCACTTTAACTCACCTAGTAGATACGACAGTAGGTCGTGCAATCCTTTCATTGAATATCCCTGAAGGCTTGCCGTTTGAACTGATCAACAAACCACTAGGCAAGAAACAAATTTCTGGTCTTCTTAACGAGTGTTACCGTCGTCTAGGTCTTAAAGATACAGTTATCTTTGCTGACCAAGTGATGTATACCGGTTTCCACTACGCGATGAAGTCAGGTGTTTCTATCGGTATCAATGACATGGTAATCCCACCAACTAAAGGTGAGATCATCGATCGTGCGGAAGCTGAAGTTGCAGAAATCAACCAACAGTTCCAATCAGGTCTTGTAACTGCCGGTGAGAAATACAACAAAGTTATCGATATCTGGTCACGTGTAAACGAAAACCTTTCTCGCGAGATGATGGCTAACCTTTCAAAAGAAACGGTTATCAACGCTGAAGGCAACGAAGAAGAGCAACCGTCATTTAACTCAGTGTTTATGATGGCAGACTCAGGCGCTCGTGGTAGTGCTGCTCAGATCCGTCAGCTAGCGGGTATGCGTGGTCTAATGGCACGTCCAGATGGTTCAATCATCGAAACGCCAATTACAGCGAACTTCCGTGAAGGTCTAAACGTACTACAGTACTTTATCTCGACGCACGGTGCGCGTAAGGGTCTAGCGGATACGGCACTTAAGACAGCGAACTCGGGTTACCTAACTCGTCGTCTAGTAGACGTAGCACAAGATTTGGTTATCAATGAATCAGACTGTGGTACTGAAGAAGGCCTAGTAATGAAGCCGCTAATTGAAGGTGGTGACGTTGTAGAGCCGCTTCGTGAGCGTGTGCTAGGTCGTGTTGTTGCTGAAGACGTGGTTAAGCCAGGTACAACAGAGGTACTGGTTGAACGTAACGTAATGATTGACGAAAAACTGTGTGACCTTCTAGAAGAGCACTCAGTAGACGAAGTTAAAGTACGTTCTGTAATCACCTGTCAAAACGACTTTGGTGTGTGTGCACACTGTTATGGTCGTGACTTGGCACGTGGCCACATCATCAACCCTGGTGAAGCAGTTGGTGTAATCGCGGCACAGTCAATCGGTGAGCCGGGTACACAGCTTACGATGCGTACATTCCACATCGGTGGTGCGGCATCACGAGCTTCTGCAGAGAACAGTGTTCAAGTTAAGAACAATGGTAATCTGAAGCTTCACAATGCGAAGTTTGTAATCAATGCTGATGGCAAAATCGTTATCACGTCTCGTTCAACTGAGATCACGATAATCGATGAGCACGGTCGTGAGAAAGAGCGTTATAAAGTTCCTTACGGTGCAGTATTAACTGTACAAGATGGTGCTGACGTTAAAGGCAACGACATTGTTGCTACTTGGGACCCGCACAGCCACCCAATCATCATTGAACATGAGTCAAAAGTATCGTTCAGCGATATTGATGATTCAAACACTGAAGCACAGACTGATGAATTAACTGGTCTAACACGTGTGGTTGTTAAGGATCTTGCGAAAGTAAACGCGAAAGAGCCTAAACTAATCATTGAGAACGAAGAACGTGGTCTTCAAGAGATCCGTCTACCTTCATTCACAACGATTGAAATCACAGATGGTGCAACAGTACTACCTGGTTCGGTATTGGCTCGTATTCCACAAGAAGGTTCGAAGACTCGTGACATCACGGGTGGTCTACCTCGAGTTGCTGACCTATTCGAAGCGCGTAAGCCAAAAGATCCTGCAATTCTTGCAGAAATCACAGGTACCGTTAGCTTCGGTAAAGAGACGAAAGGTAAGAAACGTCTTGTGATCACACCGGAAGAGGGTGATGCATACGAAGAGATGATCCCGAAATGGCGTCAGCTTAACGTGTTCGAAGGTGAGCAAGTGGCTAAAGGTGAAGTAATCGCCGATGGTCCAGAGTCTCCGCACGACATCCTACGTCTACGTGGTGTTACTGATGTATCTAACTACATCACTAACGAAGTACAAGAAGTATACCGCCTACAGGGCGTAAAGATTAACGATAAGCACATTGAGACTATCGTTCGTCAGATGCTTCGTAAGTGTATCATCCTTGATGGTGGTGACAGTGAGTTCCTAGTAGGCGAGCAAGCTGAAGTTGCACGTGTAAACATCGCTAACCGTGAACTAGAAATGCAAGGTAAGATCCCAGCTAAGTTTGAAATCCAACTAATGGGTATTACTAAAGCGTCACTTGCGACTGAATCGTTTATTTCTGCGGCATCGTTCCAGGAAACAACACGTGTTCTAACCGAAGCTGCGGTTAACGGTAAGAGCGATGAGCTACGTGGTCTGAAAGAAAACGTAATCGTGGGTCGTTTGATCCCTGCGGGTACAGGTTTCGCATACCATGAAGAGCGCATCAACCGTCGTAAGCAAGGTGAAGCAGCTGTTGAAGAGCAAACAGTAAGTGCTGAAGAGGCAACTCAAGCGCTAACAGACGCACTAAACGCTGATTTACTAGGTGGCAACGAATAA
- the fusA gene encoding elongation factor G: MARTTPIERYRNIGICAHVDAGKTTTTERVLFYTGLSHKIGEVHDGAATMDWMEQEQERGITITSAATTCFWKGMDAQFDEHRVNIIDTPGHVDFTIEVERSLRVLDGAVVVLCASSGVQPQTETVWRQANKYEVPRMIFVNKMDRTGANFLSVVEQVKKRLGATPVPIQLPIGAEDEFKGVIDLIKMKAINWNEEDQGMTFNYEEVPADLLELAEEWRSHLIESAAEASEELMEKYLEDGELSEEEIKSALRQRTLANEIVPMTTGSAFKNKGVQAVLDAVIEFMPSPTEVKAIQGVLEDETEDTREADDNAPFAALAFKIATDPFVGTLTFFRVYSGKVSQGDSVLNPVKGKKERFGRIVQMHSNSREEIKEVHAGDIAAAIGLKDVTTGDTLCAQDAPITLERMEFPEPVISVAVEPKTVADQEKMGVALGKLAAEDPSFRVETDEESGQTIISGMGELHLDIIVDRMKREFNVVCNVGKPQVAYRETIRASVEAEGKFVRQSGGRGQYGHVWLKLEPMDVSDDDAPIYEFVNEIVGGTVPKEYIPAVDKGIQEQMKQGVLAGYPLLGVKATLFDGSFHDVDSNEMAFKIAGSMGFRKGALEASPVLLEPVMKVEVITPEENMGDVVGDLNRRRGIIEGMEEAFGGSKQINAQVPLSEMFGYATDLRSATQGRASYSMEFLKYAEAAKNVADAIIAARAVK; this comes from the coding sequence ATGGCACGGACAACTCCGATTGAGCGCTACCGTAACATTGGTATATGTGCTCACGTAGATGCGGGTAAAACAACTACGACCGAGCGCGTACTTTTCTATACTGGTCTTTCTCATAAGATTGGTGAGGTACACGATGGTGCCGCAACTATGGACTGGATGGAGCAGGAGCAAGAGCGTGGTATCACGATCACTTCTGCTGCAACGACGTGTTTCTGGAAAGGGATGGATGCTCAGTTTGATGAGCATCGTGTAAACATCATCGATACTCCAGGACACGTAGATTTTACTATCGAAGTAGAGCGTTCATTGCGCGTACTTGATGGTGCTGTTGTTGTGTTATGTGCTTCATCAGGTGTGCAACCGCAAACTGAGACCGTTTGGCGTCAGGCAAACAAATACGAAGTACCACGTATGATTTTCGTCAATAAGATGGATCGTACTGGTGCAAACTTCTTGTCTGTTGTTGAACAAGTTAAAAAACGTCTCGGTGCTACACCTGTGCCTATTCAGCTACCAATTGGTGCTGAAGATGAATTTAAAGGTGTTATTGACCTTATCAAGATGAAAGCGATTAACTGGAATGAAGAAGACCAGGGTATGACTTTCAACTATGAAGAGGTCCCTGCAGATCTTCTCGAGCTTGCTGAAGAATGGCGTTCTCATCTAATTGAGAGCGCTGCAGAAGCTTCTGAAGAGCTAATGGAAAAATATCTTGAAGATGGTGAGTTGAGCGAAGAAGAGATTAAATCAGCCCTTCGCCAACGCACATTGGCCAATGAAATTGTGCCAATGACGACAGGTAGTGCATTCAAGAACAAAGGTGTTCAGGCTGTGCTTGACGCTGTGATTGAATTCATGCCTTCGCCTACTGAAGTAAAAGCTATCCAAGGTGTCTTAGAAGACGAAACCGAAGATACGCGTGAAGCTGACGATAATGCACCGTTTGCGGCGCTTGCATTTAAGATCGCAACCGATCCATTCGTTGGCACACTTACTTTCTTCCGAGTTTACTCTGGTAAAGTTAGCCAAGGTGATTCGGTACTAAATCCTGTTAAAGGTAAAAAAGAGCGTTTTGGACGTATTGTTCAAATGCACTCTAACTCACGTGAAGAGATTAAAGAAGTTCATGCGGGTGACATCGCGGCTGCTATCGGCCTAAAAGATGTAACTACTGGTGATACACTTTGTGCTCAAGATGCCCCAATTACGTTAGAACGTATGGAGTTCCCTGAGCCTGTAATCTCAGTCGCAGTAGAACCTAAAACAGTAGCTGACCAAGAAAAAATGGGCGTTGCGCTTGGTAAACTTGCAGCAGAAGATCCTTCATTCCGTGTAGAAACGGACGAAGAATCAGGTCAGACGATTATCTCTGGTATGGGTGAACTTCACTTAGATATCATTGTCGATCGTATGAAGCGTGAGTTTAACGTTGTCTGTAACGTTGGTAAGCCTCAGGTTGCATACCGCGAAACTATCCGAGCTTCTGTTGAAGCTGAAGGTAAGTTTGTGCGTCAATCTGGTGGTCGTGGTCAATATGGTCACGTTTGGTTGAAGCTAGAACCAATGGATGTCTCTGATGATGATGCGCCAATATACGAATTCGTTAACGAAATCGTAGGTGGTACAGTACCAAAAGAGTATATCCCAGCGGTTGATAAAGGTATTCAAGAGCAGATGAAGCAAGGTGTTCTTGCCGGTTATCCGCTATTGGGTGTTAAAGCTACCCTGTTTGATGGCTCGTTCCACGATGTTGACTCAAACGAGATGGCGTTTAAGATCGCAGGTTCGATGGGCTTTAGAAAGGGCGCGCTAGAAGCAAGTCCAGTTCTACTTGAGCCGGTCATGAAAGTAGAAGTAATCACCCCTGAAGAAAACATGGGTGATGTAGTAGGCGACTTAAATCGTCGTCGTGGCATAATTGAAGGCATGGAAGAAGCGTTTGGTGGCTCGAAGCAAATTAATGCTCAGGTTCCGCTTTCTGAAATGTTTGGTTATGCAACAGACTTACGCTCCGCTACACAAGGGCGCGCATCGTACTCTATGGAATTCCTAAAGTATGCTGAAGCGGCTAAAAACGTAGCTGATGCAATAATTGCAGCTCGCGCTGTTAAGTAA
- the rpsG gene encoding 30S ribosomal protein S7, whose product MPRRRVIGQRKILPDPKFGSELLAKFVNVVMLDGKKSTAEKIVYGALDVAAEKSGKSHLEIFESALDNVRPQVEVKSRRVGGSTYQVPVEVRPVRRNALGMRWLVEAARKRGEKSMGLRLAQEMIDAAENKGTAVKKREDVHRMAEANKAFAHYRW is encoded by the coding sequence ATGCCTAGAAGACGCGTAATAGGTCAACGTAAAATTCTTCCAGATCCGAAGTTCGGATCAGAGCTTCTTGCTAAATTCGTTAACGTAGTAATGCTTGACGGCAAGAAATCTACTGCTGAAAAAATCGTATATGGTGCGCTAGACGTGGCTGCTGAAAAATCAGGCAAGTCGCACCTAGAAATCTTTGAATCTGCACTTGATAACGTTCGCCCACAGGTAGAGGTTAAATCTCGCCGTGTTGGTGGTTCAACGTACCAAGTACCAGTTGAAGTACGTCCAGTGCGTCGTAACGCACTAGGTATGCGTTGGTTGGTTGAAGCTGCACGTAAGCGTGGCGAAAAATCAATGGGTCTTCGTCTTGCTCAAGAGATGATCGACGCTGCTGAAAACAAAGGCACTGCGGTTAAGAAACGTGAAGACGTTCACCGTATGGCTGAAGCGAACAAAGCATTCGCTCACTACCGTTGGTAA
- the tuf gene encoding elongation factor Tu: MAKEKFERVKPHVNVGTIGHVDHGKTTLTAAITNVLAKVYGGTAKDFASIDNAPEERERGITISTSHVEYDTPTRHYAHVDCPGHADYVKNMITGAAQMDGAILVVAATDGPMPQTREHILLSRQVGVPYIIVFMNKCDMVDDEELLELVEMEVRELLSEYDFPGDDLPLIQGSALKALEGEEQWEAKIIELAEALDSYIPEPERDIDKPFIMPIEDVFSIQGRGTVVTGRVEAGIINVNDEVEIVGIKETTKTTCTGVEMFRKLLDEGRAGENIGALLRGTKRDEVERGQVLCKPGSIKPHTKFTSEVYVLSKDEGGRHTPFFKGYRPQFYFRTTDVTGDIQLPDGVEMVMPGDNIKMTVELIVPIAMDEGLRFAIREGGRTVGAGVVATIEE; the protein is encoded by the coding sequence ATGGCAAAAGAAAAGTTTGAACGCGTAAAACCGCACGTAAACGTTGGTACTATCGGCCACGTTGACCACGGTAAAACTACACTAACTGCAGCAATCACTAACGTACTTGCAAAAGTATACGGTGGTACAGCAAAAGACTTCGCATCAATCGATAACGCTCCAGAAGAGCGTGAGCGTGGTATCACAATCTCAACTTCACACGTTGAGTATGACACACCAACTCGTCACTATGCACACGTAGACTGTCCAGGACACGCTGACTATGTTAAAAACATGATCACTGGTGCTGCACAGATGGACGGCGCGATCCTAGTAGTTGCTGCTACTGACGGTCCTATGCCTCAAACACGTGAGCACATCCTACTTTCTCGTCAGGTTGGTGTACCTTACATCATCGTATTCATGAACAAATGTGACATGGTTGACGACGAAGAGCTACTAGAGCTAGTAGAGATGGAAGTTCGTGAACTACTTTCAGAGTACGACTTCCCAGGTGATGACCTACCACTAATCCAAGGTTCAGCGCTTAAAGCACTAGAAGGCGAAGAGCAGTGGGAAGCGAAGATCATTGAGCTTGCAGAAGCACTAGATTCTTACATCCCAGAGCCAGAGCGCGACATCGATAAGCCATTCATCATGCCTATCGAAGACGTATTCTCAATCCAGGGTCGTGGTACAGTAGTAACAGGCCGTGTAGAAGCTGGTATCATCAACGTGAACGACGAAGTAGAAATCGTAGGTATCAAAGAAACTACGAAGACAACTTGTACGGGTGTTGAAATGTTCCGTAAGCTTCTAGACGAAGGTCGTGCGGGTGAGAACATCGGTGCACTACTACGTGGTACTAAGCGTGATGAAGTAGAGCGTGGTCAAGTACTATGTAAGCCTGGTTCAATCAAGCCACACACAAAATTCACTTCAGAAGTATACGTACTTTCGAAAGATGAAGGTGGTCGTCACACTCCTTTCTTCAAAGGTTACCGTCCACAGTTCTACTTCCGTACAACAGACGTAACTGGTGACATCCAGCTACCAGACGGCGTAGAAATGGTAATGCCTGGCGACAACATCAAGATGACTGTTGAGCTAATCGTACCAATCGCGATGGACGAAGGTCTACGTTTCGCTATCCGTGAAGGTGGCCGTACAGTAGGTGCTGGTGTTGTAGCAACAATCGAAGAATAA